One window of Cohnella hashimotonis genomic DNA carries:
- a CDS encoding S-layer homology domain-containing protein, with protein MKKRTVSLFLALSMSLPSAAAFAKTSADFADLKDLDAATKAKFDALISAGIFDGVSDTTFGLREEMNRAQFAKVAALIYGLEVDTSLKTSSFKDVKADDPANGYALPYIEAVKKAGITDGYGSGVFDPAGDVTKEQLAAFLIKGLGQKEEAQKIPGVKDATVSDWAKGYVALALEKKLLSNGADGKFGGQANATRDLLLTGAYEAKAQYVPPGSTPTPTPTPTPTPTPTPTPVYQTPAPTATPTPTATPTPTPTATPTPTPSQSPSPSPSPSQSPSPSPSQSPTPTAAPAIANVAVAQGTLAYSTSITYTAGQGNVLRIKKQADAFSTPKVGDDVSGITEAYQSGANIANVEAGNHIGLYEVDGVTGTVVRFRDITIDEENIGEAPYELYYPANFYELEPGSAPSTVQLAALKNLPQDATKWQIIAGENGIDVPAAGAVFNGTDYTAGDDIPFNGTSIVVALAATDAQGHVIGFAHLAYSTTTDSLASLESLYAGLGQNTITIQFGDDLDSTTMNKTNISDLIESIVINPNSPNAATVDLGASSFEWITDPNSGPSFPPNFPPITGFPSSAPSAKITVPAMNLNVGDVVRVNFQNGAVKNTSGKVQLNCMTTVQSPRT; from the coding sequence ATGAAAAAAAGAACGGTTAGCTTGTTTCTCGCTTTGTCCATGTCCCTCCCGAGTGCGGCCGCGTTCGCGAAAACGTCTGCCGACTTCGCCGACCTGAAGGATTTGGACGCAGCGACGAAAGCCAAGTTCGACGCGCTGATCTCGGCGGGCATCTTCGACGGCGTATCCGACACCACCTTCGGCTTAAGGGAGGAGATGAATCGCGCCCAATTCGCCAAGGTTGCCGCCCTGATCTACGGTCTGGAAGTGGACACGAGCTTGAAAACCTCCAGCTTCAAGGACGTCAAGGCCGACGATCCGGCGAACGGTTATGCGCTGCCGTACATTGAGGCGGTCAAAAAAGCCGGCATCACAGACGGCTACGGTTCAGGCGTATTTGACCCTGCGGGAGATGTCACGAAAGAGCAGCTCGCAGCGTTCCTGATCAAGGGGCTCGGACAAAAAGAAGAGGCGCAGAAAATCCCTGGCGTAAAAGACGCTACCGTGTCGGACTGGGCCAAGGGTTACGTCGCGCTGGCATTGGAAAAGAAACTCTTGTCCAACGGCGCGGACGGAAAGTTCGGTGGCCAGGCGAACGCGACCCGGGATTTGCTTCTCACCGGGGCTTATGAGGCGAAGGCGCAGTACGTTCCACCGGGATCGACGCCAACACCAACGCCTACACCGACTCCAACACCGACACCGACACCAACGCCGGTTTATCAGACACCTGCGCCGACGGCAACGCCGACGCCAACTGCAACACCGACGCCGACTCCGACCGCGACGCCTACGCCGACGCCGTCCCAATCGCCGTCACCGTCACCGTCACCGTCTCAGTCTCCATCGCCATCGCCTTCCCAATCGCCTACGCCGACGGCTGCCCCAGCCATCGCGAATGTCGCGGTTGCACAGGGAACCTTGGCATACTCGACTAGCATCACCTACACGGCCGGCCAGGGCAACGTGCTGCGGATTAAAAAGCAAGCCGACGCTTTCTCCACTCCGAAAGTCGGGGATGACGTGAGCGGGATTACCGAGGCTTATCAATCGGGCGCCAATATCGCGAATGTCGAAGCTGGCAATCATATCGGTCTTTACGAAGTCGATGGTGTGACCGGCACTGTGGTTCGATTCCGTGATATTACGATTGATGAGGAAAATATCGGGGAGGCGCCTTACGAACTGTATTATCCAGCCAACTTCTACGAGCTGGAACCTGGCTCTGCACCCAGCACCGTACAGCTTGCGGCACTGAAGAACTTGCCTCAAGATGCGACAAAGTGGCAGATTATCGCAGGCGAGAACGGTATTGACGTGCCTGCTGCCGGAGCCGTCTTTAATGGCACAGATTATACAGCCGGAGATGACATTCCTTTTAACGGCACCAGTATCGTCGTTGCCCTGGCTGCTACGGACGCCCAAGGTCATGTCATCGGATTTGCGCATCTCGCGTACTCCACGACGACCGATTCGCTTGCTTCGTTAGAATCGTTGTATGCGGGACTAGGACAAAACACCATTACGATTCAGTTCGGCGATGACTTGGATTCGACAACCATGAATAAGACGAACATCAGTGATTTGATCGAGTCGATTGTCATTAACCCGAACAGCCCCAATGCTGCCACGGTTGACTTGGGCGCCAGCAGTTTCGAGTGGATAACCGATCCTAATTCAGGCCCTTCGTTTCCACCGAACTTTCCGCCGATAACGGGATTCCCTTCGTCGGCGCCTTCGGCAAAAATTACGGTTCCCGCTATGAACCTGAACGTGGGAGACGTGGTTCGTGTTAATTTCCAGAATGGCGCAGTGAAGAATACCTCTGGAAAAGTTCAATTGAACTGCATGACAACTGTCCAATCGCCCCGTACTTAA